The region GGACGTTAAAGCCTAAGCGGCATAGGCCTCTGGTATCCAGAGGCTTATTTCGTTGCTCGATAATCGTTAATTGTAAGGACAGGCACGCCAATTTCTTGAATTCACTCGCACCAAAGTCACGCTGCTCTCGCCTTAAGCGTTCATTATTTGCACACTCAGCATCACGCCAATATCAACGAGTATGCTTTCATGACCACCGCTAGACGTCAGCAAGTCGACCTTGCAGTCACACCTTATTATCACTGCGTTTCGCGTTGTGTTCGTCGCTCTTTTTTATGCGGCCAAGATCCACTCACCAATCGTTCTTACGAACACCGCCGTGCTTGGCTAGAAAAACGCATCCACCATCTGGCTTCCATCTACTGCATTGATATTTGTGCTTATGCCGTAATGAGTAATCACTACCATCTGGTTGTTCACATCAATAAAAACAAGGCGCTAGCACTTTCAGATCAAGAGATCATTGAGCGTTGGTCACAAGAGCACAAACTTGACCCATTTATCACTCGCTTCCATGAGTTGAAACAGCCCAGTAGCGTCGTTATCGAGCAATATCATAAGATTATCGAAAGCTGGCGTGAACGGCTTTACTCACTAAGTTGGATGATGAAAGAGCTCAACATGAGCATCGCATGTTTGGCGAATAAGGAAGATGAATGTACTGGGCACTTTTGGGAAGGACGTTATAAATCTCAGGCACTGCTCGACGAGAAAGCACTCTTAGCCGCAATGACTTACGTTGATTTAAATCCTGTGCGCGCAAAAATAGCCAAAACTCCTGAGGAAGCAGAGCACACCTCGCTTAAACTGCGGATTGATGCCTTAAAAAAACACCAGCCGACGCCCATTGCACTCTTTCCTTTCGTCGGTATCCAAGAACAAGAGCAAGGCTTGCCATTTCGTCTTATCGACTATATCGAATGGGTCAATTGGATAGCTAAAACAACCGTTCACCAGCAATCATATTTTGACTCCAAACCCAGTATGATGCAGCACTTAGAGCTTGAACACAGTGAATTTTTCACCACCTGTAATCAGATAGAAAAACATCGCTGCTTATGGGTCGGAACTCCAGATAACTTACAAAGTGCCAAAGCCAGTTTAAACAAGCAGCGTATTCAAGGTGTTAGAGTGTAGATGTCTCATCAACATCTTCAGTCTCCGGTTCTGCCAAAGAGAGTAAACCTTGTTCGATAGATGACCACTGACAGTCAAACATGCCCCCTGCAGTATCCAGTCGCACCTGCAAATTAGACAAGCGGCTATCCTCTTTGACTTGCCATGGCAAATCCTCTCTTTGAGCCAACAGAGTTTGTGCTTGAGCAACAACATCAGAGCTACAATACATAGTCCCATCCGAATAGTGCTTTTGGGTTGCCATGATCTTTTCCATCATTAAGCTGAGTTTTTCTTGGTTCGATGCTTGTTTACACCAATAATTTAATAGCTTATTCAATACATTAGAACAATGCTGCTCAATACTTTCCCACATCAGCGCATCGCTCTCTTTGAGCTGATTTAACCATTCACTACTCTGCTGCCAAGTCTGTTGCTCTATTGATTGAGTCAGTTCTTGTGCCTCAACGTGGGCTTGTTCTTTGGCATCGGCTATCAATTGTTCACATTGCTTTTGAGTTTCTTCAAGACGTTGGGTTGCCCGAGTATTAGCTTCGTCTATCACTTTTTGCGCCGAAAAGAGCAAGTTAAAATCATCAGCCTTAAACCATCCGTTGAAGTGTCTGTCCTCACAAAGAGGAAGTGAGATATGTCGTTTGACGAACATGGTTAGATCCTTTCAAAAATAGTCGCTACTGGGATTGCTCGGCACGCCACAGTACGCTTTGCCATAACTGATTGATTCGATTGCGCGGTAATGGCTCATTTGCCAATAACTCTGCAGTTTGAACCGCTCGATGTGGCAAGGTCACCCTAAGTCTCTGCCATAACTCTTGCGCAACAAACTGGCGAATGACTAAACACAGCAGCACTTCTGGATCAGTGTTCAAGATGGCTTCATTCAACCAAAGACCTGGGCGTAGCGCTTTCGCTAAATGGCGACACCACTCTTCATCAGGCGCGGCTAATTGGCCATGACTTGCGCCTTTACGAACGATTTCAACAAGCAGCAAAGCCACCAGATTTTGGCGATCTAACGAGAGTTTCAACCAACGTAACGTCTGTTCATCACGCTTGGGCATAGCGCAATCATCTAATTCAAGCCAAACGCGTAAAAACCTTGGTGCAACAGTCCCAACCAACTCAAGTGACTCTATTGGCAGGATTTTTAGCCAACTCTCGTTCAGGTGTTGCCATGGGCGATACCAAAATTCAGACCAAAATGGTAAGTCGTTAGCGTGTCTGTCCTTGTAAGAAGTAGCCTCATGCGAAGAACTTTCCTCCGTCGTCAACGCTTGAGTTGGCGTGCCTGTCCTTTCAAGAACAGCTTCACTTGAAGTGCCTGTCCCTTCAAGGAGGTTGTCCATATCGTGGGTTGAAGTGCCTGTCCCCATAAGGTTGGTCATGATTGTGGTGTTTGGGTTGGGTTAGTTTTGGGCTGGCGGTGGAAAAGTGCCGCGCGCCATTCGGGTTTGAGCCATAAAACCAGCGCACAAATCAGTACGATAAAACTCACAATTGCCCCAATAAACAAGGTTTCCCAATAGGAGACTTGGCGCTCATCAAGCAAAAATGGTCCCCAATTCACTAAGCGTTGCTGTTCGTGATATTCCGCCGCAGGCACAAAAATCACACTCAGCTCATCAGGATTATCCGAAAGCCCAGGAATACTGGTGCGTACCAAACGCAAAATTCTCGGTCGAATCACATCTGGGTCGAGTCCTTGGCGATGCTTAATAAACACCGAGGCCGAGGCAGGTTGAACTGGCTCGCCAGGAGCCACGCGTTCGGGAAGCACCACATGCACGCGCGCCACGACCACGCCATCAATCTGAGATATAGTGGACTCAAGTTCTTGAGACAGCGCGTAAATATAACGAGCGCGCTCTTCTAAAGGAGAAGAGATGACGCCCTCTTTCTTAAACACATCGCCAAGGGTAGAACGTGCTTTTTTCGGAAGCCCCGCCGCATCCAGAATCCGCACTGCTCGTGCCATATCGTCTGCATTAACCGAAACCGTAATCCCCTCTTTTGACAACGTTTTTTCCGCTTGAATATGACGATACGCCAATTCTGCGATCACCTCATTGGCATCTTTTTCACTAAGATTACGGTGTAATTCGACACTCTGCTGGCAGCCAGCCAAAACGAAGACGAACAGGACAATCCACCAGCGACACATGAGCGATTCCTTATTACTGCAAATTGGTAAGTTTTTCGATGGCTTGAGTACCTTTACTGATCAACTTAGTCGTCAGCAGGCTCTCCAAATAAAAGGACGATAAGGCTCGGTTAGCCTGAATAACATCGTGAGGATTACTGGAGTCAGCGGCTCTACGTAGTGCACGGTCGGCGTTATCAGATAACTGTTGTAAATGCTGAGAAGACCCCGACAGCTGACCCACAATACGTTCCGCCACATTGGCATCAGGTTGGCTAGGCGTCACCTTGAGTTGAGCACTAAACCAGTTCACATCATCAGAACTGGGACCTTGACCATCGAGGGACAATTTAGGTGAATTTTCTGGGGTGACACCAGCAGAAGAACGTACCGATTGAATAGCTTCAAATGACATGAGTTTCTCTCCTAGACTCATGGAAAAGCAGGTTGGATGAGGCCTAACC is a window of Vibrio porteresiae DSM 19223 DNA encoding:
- a CDS encoding HrpE/YscL family type III secretion apparatus protein; the protein is MFVKRHISLPLCEDRHFNGWFKADDFNLLFSAQKVIDEANTRATQRLEETQKQCEQLIADAKEQAHVEAQELTQSIEQQTWQQSSEWLNQLKESDALMWESIEQHCSNVLNKLLNYWCKQASNQEKLSLMMEKIMATQKHYSDGTMYCSSDVVAQAQTLLAQREDLPWQVKEDSRLSNLQVRLDTAGGMFDCQWSSIEQGLLSLAEPETEDVDETSTL
- a CDS encoding transposase gives rise to the protein MTTARRQQVDLAVTPYYHCVSRCVRRSFLCGQDPLTNRSYEHRRAWLEKRIHHLASIYCIDICAYAVMSNHYHLVVHINKNKALALSDQEIIERWSQEHKLDPFITRFHELKQPSSVVIEQYHKIIESWRERLYSLSWMMKELNMSIACLANKEDECTGHFWEGRYKSQALLDEKALLAAMTYVDLNPVRAKIAKTPEEAEHTSLKLRIDALKKHQPTPIALFPFVGIQEQEQGLPFRLIDYIEWVNWIAKTTVHQQSYFDSKPSMMQHLELEHSEFFTTCNQIEKHRCLWVGTPDNLQSAKASLNKQRIQGVRV
- the sctJ gene encoding type III secretion system inner membrane ring lipoprotein SctJ translates to MCRWWIVLFVFVLAGCQQSVELHRNLSEKDANEVIAELAYRHIQAEKTLSKEGITVSVNADDMARAVRILDAAGLPKKARSTLGDVFKKEGVISSPLEERARYIYALSQELESTISQIDGVVVARVHVVLPERVAPGEPVQPASASVFIKHRQGLDPDVIRPRILRLVRTSIPGLSDNPDELSVIFVPAAEYHEQQRLVNWGPFLLDERQVSYWETLFIGAIVSFIVLICALVLWLKPEWRAALFHRQPKTNPTQTPQS
- the sctI gene encoding type III secretion system inner rod subunit SctI, producing the protein MSFEAIQSVRSSAGVTPENSPKLSLDGQGPSSDDVNWFSAQLKVTPSQPDANVAERIVGQLSGSSQHLQQLSDNADRALRRAADSSNPHDVIQANRALSSFYLESLLTTKLISKGTQAIEKLTNLQ